The region TTAACGGCTTTCTTTATTTCGTCCGACTTAATCAGATAATATTTAGTGGCATCCGTCAACCCAACGGAAGGTGCCCAATGCCCTGCTTGCAAGGCTTTTTGAATAACAGCATCAGGAACTTCATCATTGGTAAAATGACGGGTATCGCGACGGGATTTTAAAATTTCGTCTAATGTTTGCATTGGTTTATTTTTTTTCGGAAATATTCAGAATCTAGACATTAAAACTCATTACTGTCCTTTTATGGTAACAGGAATTCCTGAAACCATTAATACCACTTTCTCTGCTCTTTGTGCTATATATTGGTTCATCCATCCTTGCAACTCGGTGAATTTTCGCCCAATGTGAGTTTGAGCATGAACGCCCATGCCTATTTCATTGGTCACAATAATAATAGTGGCGTTTTCTTGATTTGCTACTTTGTCAAATTCTGCTTTGGCTTGTTCTAAACACAAAGCAACATCATTTTTAGTATCTATAAAAAAGTTAGTCAACCAAAGCGTAACGCAATCAACGATGGCTACCTTGCCGGAAAAATCGATTTCACTTAAGTGTTTTTCTTTTTCGATGTTTGTCCAGCGTTCGTCACGGTCTTTTTGATGACGATCGATTCTTTCCTGAAAATCACCATCCCATTTTCTGGCTGTTGCAACATACATGGGCTTAGCCGATAATTCTTTTGCTAAATTTTCGGCATAACTGCTTTTACCCGAGCGTTCCCCGCCCGTAATTAGATATATCATTATAATTATTTTTTAAAATCAAAAGGGCAATGTCTACAGTCATTTTTACAACAATTCCCTCTTTTCAAATGAAAAAATGCTTTAAATACATAATTCCCATTCTCTAAATAGTAATCGATTCCTTCGATTAAATGAGTCGATTTGGGCAACAAAGTCGCTTTATTATGAAGCGCAGTTTCCGGAGTCAATGTATTTACATATTCGTCAATTTTCTGCGAACAGGATTTTTTAAAACAAACAGGACAAAGACAGTCAATAGCTGTCGTGGGAACAAATAACGGCGGAAAATCATTGCACCAACATTTACTTCCTTCAGTGGTATCGCCACAACCAAAATCTATACCGCAGCTTGAACACTGTTTTACTTTTATACGATTCATGTCGTAAAGATAGTATTTGTTGAATTTTATAGGTTCAAAAATAAACAAGATTTTTTTGTAATTTCTTTTACCTTTGCCTCAAACATAACCTAAGCCCATGAAAATTCCTTCCTATAAAATTCTGTTATTCCTTGTACTGGTCACTTTTATCGGCTGTAAAAAAACCGAAAAATCAGAAAGCAAATCAATTTCAAATACAAAAAATGAGATCGAATATGCAAGCAGTCTGGCTCTATACAAATACGACGGTTATACGATGGTAAAGGTAATTTCTCCTTGGCCCAATGCTGAAAAAGATTTTACTTACATTCTAAAAGAAAAAAATAGTATTGTCCCTGATAGCCTGCAAAAATACAGTTCAATTCAAGTTCCCTTACAATCTATTGTGGTCACCTCAACTACAATCATTCCTTATTTGGAAATGCTTGGCGTTGAAAACCGATTGACTGGTTTTCCGCATACTGATTATATTTCTTCCGAAAAAACCAGAAAACGAATCGACAATGGTACCGTCAAAAATGTAGGTCAAAATGAAAAATTAAACATGGAGCAATTGATCGAAATGACTCCTGAACTTATAGTCACTTTTGGCATCGACAATAATAATCCAATGATTGACAACCTTGAAAAAAGTGGTTTAAAAGTATTGATTCAAGCCGATTGGATGGAGCAATCACCCCTTGGAAAAGCAGAGTGGATAAAACTGTACGGAGCTCTTTTTGCAAAAGAAAAAGAAGCCAAAACCCTTTTTGACGGCATTGTAAAAAATTACAAAGAAGCCTTGGATTTAGTGGCCACCAAAAAACCAGCTGCAACAGTATTATACGGATCGATGTACCAAGATCAATGGTATGTCGCTAAAGCCAATAGTTGGGTTGCCCAATTCTTGAAAGATGCCAAAGCCCATTACCTTTGGTCCGATACGGAAGGGACAGGCAGCTTAGGATTGTCATTCGAAAAAGTATTGGAAAAAGCCAAAACTGCCAACTATTGGATTGCCACTGGCCCTTATAAAACGGTAGCCGAATTGGCAAAGACAAATCCGCATTACAATCAATTTGATGCTTTTAAAACCAAACAAGTATATACCTTTGAAGGAAAAATAGGAGCAACCGGCGGAACCATTTATTATGAATTGGCTCCCAGCCGACCGGATTTAGTTTTAAAAGATTACATCAAAATCTTCCATCCTGAACTGCTTCCCAATTATACTTTTACCTTTGCACAAAAACTAAACTAAATTGGCCAACAAACAACGCAATATTCTTTTATTTTCCCTACTCGGCTTAGGTCTTGTCGTCTTGTTTTTTGTAAACATAAGTTTTGGCTCGATAACCATCCCTTTCAAGGAAGTTTACAACAGCTTAACCGGCGGACAGGCGAGTAAATCCACTTGGGAATACATCATCATCAATTACCGCCTACCCAAAGCCATTACAGCGGTTTTGGTTGGCATGGGACTTTCTATCAGTGGATTGCTGATGCAAACCTTATTCAGGAATCCGCTTGCGGGACCTTATGTTCTAGGACTGAGTTCTGGAGCAAGTTTGGGTGTGGCTTTTGTCATTTTAGGAGCTGCTTTTATGCCCACATTTATCAGTACTATTTTATTGTCTTCCTACGGAATCGTCCTTGCCTCCACCATGGGAAGTTCTATTGTTTTACTGGCTGTATTACTGGTTTCGCATCGTTTGAGAGATACTATGGCAATCCTAATTGTGGGATTGATGTTTGGTAGTTTTACCAGTGCGATTGTGGGAACGCTAACTTACTTTAGCACAGCCGAACAATTGCAAAAATTCACCTTTTGGTCCATGGGAACCTTAGGGAATTTATCTTGGACGTCAATTTCGATTTTAACAAGCTGTGTTCTAATAGGTTTACTTTTGAGTCTTTTTAGTATCAAACCTTTAAATGCCTTGCTTCTTGGAGAAAACTATGCCCGAAGTTTGGGAATCAATTTCAAAAAAACGCGACTCATCATTATTTTGGCTACCAGCATTTTGGCGGGAAGCATTACGGCTTATGCAGGCCCAATTGCTTTTATTGGCTTGGCCGTTCCGCATATTGCCAAACTATTGTTTCAAACCAGCAATCATTCTATATTGTTCTGGAGCACTCTGTTGCTGGGTGCCGCAATCATGCTTGTTTGCGATGTAGTTTCTCAAATGCCAGGATTGGATATCACCTTACCCATTAATGCCATAACTTCGTTGCTTGGTGCGCCAATAGTGATTTGGTTATTGGTTCGAAAACGAAAAATGATGGGATAATCTTTTAATTAAAAAAGAAATGATAACACAAAAGTATTTAGACGAATTAACCTATGAAGTTATTGGTTCTGCAATTGAAGTTCATAAAATAATGGGAAGGGGCTTGCTAGAAAATATTTATCATCATTGTTTGATTGAAGAATTAAATGCCAAAAAAATTAATTTCACAACAGAAATGAAAATTCCAGTTCTTTACAAAGAGAAAGAACTAAAGATTGATTTCAAATGTGATTTATTTATTGAAAACTGTTTGATAGTAGAGTTAAAAGCAGTTTCAGAAATCAATCCTGTCCATAAAGCACAATTATTAACTTATATGAAACTATTGAAATCACCTAAAGGAATTTTAATTAATTTTAATTGTTTTAATATTTTTAAAGAAGGACAGCTTACTTTAATAAATGAATATTTCAGCAAACTTCCAAAATTTTAAACCACATAGATTTATAGAATTTGATTACAAATAAAGATATTTATAGAAATAAAATTATTTTTCAAAATAGATAAACCTATATGAAAAGTAAAACATCTATCTAATTCTTTTAGTATAAAAAAACTATGAATCTATGTGGTTAAAAAAAAAAAAGATGAATAAAAACATCCTGACCACTTCAAGTTTAAGCATAGGTTACAAAACCAAAAATGCTGTGACACCTATTGCCCAAAACCTCAACTTGAATTTACAGCAAGGAAAACTCATTGCTTTAATTGGAGCTAACGGAATAGGAAAATCGACTTTATTACGAACGCTTACCGGAATTCAAAAACCCTTGGAAGGCACTGTTTTTTTGAATGATAAAAAAATAGCCTCCTATACTCCATTAGAATTGGCTCAAAACCTGAGTATAGTTTTAACCGAAAAACTACCGCCCAGTAATTTGACCGTTTTCGAATTGGTCGCTTTGGGCCGCCAGCCGTATACCAATTGGATTGGGACATTATCGGATCATGATTCGTCCAAAATCAAGGAAGCATTGGAACTGACCCAAATCAGTCATTTGGCTACCAAAAAACATTATGAAATCAGTGATGGACAACTGCAAAAAGTATTGGTAGCACGCGCTTTGGCACAAGATACCCCTTTAATCATTCTTGACGAACCCACCACCCATTTGGATTTATTGCACAAAGTGGCACTGTTCAAACTGCTGAAAAAATTGACAAAGGAAACCAATAAATGCATTTTATTTTCGACACATGATATTGATATGGCAATTCAATTGAGTGATGATATGATCCTAATGACAGCGGAAACCGTGATTCAAGACGAGCCCTGTAATTTGATTTCCAAGGGGAGTTTCAACACTATTTTCAAAGACGAGCACATCTCGTTTGATTCTGAAAAAGGGAAATTTATGATTATTTAATCAAAGTCCTTTCAGTAAATTAACACTAACGGTAGCAATAGGAGAATCGGGGAATTTTCTAAAAACAGCAGCATCAGAAAACAAACCTGCTTCTGCAGCTATTTTATGCATGACCTCAATTTCCACGATGTATTGATCCGAAAATCCATGGGTTGCATCATAAGCCGTTGCGGCAGTTTTACCCAAATTTACGGCAGTTAAAGAAGGGGCGATAGTATGCAATTCAATCATCAGCAATCCAAATTTATGAACATAAGGCGACCATTTGTTGAAATGCTCCAGCAAATTATCTTCCACTAGTTTATTACTTATTCGCTTACCCCTGTGTGCAAAAGCCCCCGTAGATTGGCTAATTCTATCCTTGTTAATCTGCTTTGGTTGTTCCCAAATGCGGTTATGATCCAGAAACGTCCGAACGTTTAATAATTCCTTCAAATCGATATTATAATTCTCTTTTAAATCATCCGATAATAAATCGGGACGACCAATATCTCCCCAAATTACTTTGGCCCAAATATCCGCTTTTATTAAATTGGCTCGCGTTACTTTCAAGGCTGCCTGATTATAATCAACACCCACAAGAAACAACGGATAATCATCGAGCATTTTTCCGCGCAAAGTTTGTCGGTCAATAACGTCAAAAATATGTTGTAAGAAAGCACCATTGCCACAACCCATATCCAAAATTCCTTTGGGCTGCTCTTCTATCGGTAAATTGAATAATTTGATGATAATCTCATCTATCACTTTAAAATAAGTATCGTGTGCGCCGCCACTTCCCCACACATTCATCTCGCGGTCCACATGAATTTCATCTTCTCCTTCCCCCACATTTTTCAATACATTGGGATCGCCAAATAGCAATTCGTCCATTTTACTAAAAGTAGGCAAATAAGAAACCGTTACCCCGTAAGCAGAGGCTCTTTTGGCAAAAAACAAACCCGTTTCGGTAAATTGATAATTTCCTTTTTTCTCCCTAAACCAGTTCAGATGAACCAAGAAGTCAAGGATTTTCTTGAAATTGTCTGGGGATTTGTGAAATTCCTCCGGACGAAAGGAAATTTCCATGAAATATTTGTGAAACATCCCGCTCATACCAAGACGTACCAGCGTAGGACCAACCAAAGAGCCTTCAATATGTTTTAAAACTTGATGCTGTATTTCATTGACCAAAGGATCCTCCGAAAATACAATACCGTAATTCTTTTTATACTTTTCGAAAATGACACTCAGTTTTTCAAAAGGTGCCTCTTCAAATAATCGAGGATGAAATTGCATCGAAAATTGCAATAAGTCTACAACATCTTGATACAAAGGAAATAGTGAAAAAGCCATTTCGCTTTTTTCGGTCAAGCCAAATTTAATTTCCTCGGTGACATTATTGATTTGATAACTCAGAAAACCCTGAGAACACAACGCACGCAAAGCCACATTTAAATAACCCTCATTGGCTTTAAACTGCTTGCTAAGTTCGTTAAGCGTCGTCTCTTTCCTATCCAATATAAAAGCCAGAACTCCTTTTTTATGCAAGGCATAACCCATAGGCGCAGTGACCAAACCATCCAAATGTCTGAAAATAGTACTTCGGAGAAGAGCCTTATCAATCATAAAAAAGAAATTTTAAAATGAGTTGCAGTCAACCGCAATGGCAAACAGCCTACTCAAATATATAAAATTTCAATCTAACAGAAATCTTTTATAATTCTAAATTTCATCTTTTTACTGCAACATGATTTGCCTTTTGGCTTCACCAATAACAAAAGCTACGGAATTGGCAATATTAAAACTTCGAATCAAATTAGACATTGGAATTTTTAGATGATTCTCAAATTGAGCCAAAACTTCTTCACCCAATCCTTTGCTTTCTTTTCCAAAAACCAACCAGTCTCCATCTTGAAATTCGGTGTCTAAATAGGATTTCTCCGCATGGGAACTCATCAGAAAAACCCTGGACTTATCAGGAATTTGAGCGGTCCATTCCGCTACATTTTGATATTCAGTCACATCCAGATGTACCCAATAATCGAGCCCGGAACGTTTGAGATTTTTGTCATTAATCACAAAACCAAAAGGATGAATCAGGTGTAATCTACTTTCGGTTCCCACACACAATCGGCCAATATTTCCGGTATTATTTGGTATTTCGGGTTCTACTAAAACAATGTTTAACATGTAAAAAAGATTTATGATTGTTGATTAACGATTGCTGATTTTTGATGGACACCCTTGACTAAATTTCTTTATTTTTGACATTGAAATCTTCAACTTCGATTACTTCTCCAGCTTGTAAATCATTCAGATGTACATTACCAATTCGCACCCGAACTAATCGTAAGGTAGGAAAGCCTACGGCAGCAGTCATTTTTCGCACTTGACGAAACTTACCTTCATTGACTGTTATCGATGCCCAGGAAGTGGGACCGTGACGTTCATCGCGTATTTTTTTGCCTCTGGCGCCAAAATTAGGAATTTCAGCAATCAAAGCAGCTTCACAGCTTTTAGTGAGGTATTTAGTCCCATTGAAACCTATTTCGACTCCCGCTTTCATCTGGTCTATTGCTTCCTGAGTAATAATACCGTCCACTTGCACATAATATTCTTTGTCCACTTTTTTAGAACGAATGATTTCGCTCATTTTTCCATCGGTGGTCAATAGCAGCAATCCTTCGGAATCTTCGTCCAAACGGCCTATAGCCATCGTACCTTTGGGAAAATCGTACAATTCCCCCAACAGCTTCTTTTTTCTTTTCAATTCATAAATAAACTGACTCAAATAACCGTAGGGTTTGTGAAGGATGAAATGACGTTGGGGCATTCTTTAAAATTTGAAGCAAAAATACAAATATAGAATCCTTCAACTACAAAAAACTTCACAGTCATCTAAAGAAAATATTTACAAAAAGATTAAAATATATAATTTTAATCAGTAAATTACTATAAATCATTTTATTAAAAACCCCAAAACGAAATAAATCATGATAAAAAGAACTCTTTTGGTCGAAAATAAATCTTCGATAACCACCAAAAATCTCCAGTTAGTCATAAAATCAGAAATACGGGAAAGCAAAACTGGAAAATGTGGATGCGCCCACGCAACTGGAACTGTTTTAAACTGTTTTTTTATAGAATTTATCTTTGTTCCAACGATTTGGATTATTCGCTATATAATTCACGATATTTTGATATGCCTTTTCATCTCTGATAATATGATCGTGAAAAGAACGATGCCATGCAAACGTACCATAATCTGCCTGATGAATTAATTTGGAACTTGTTGTTTTATAAGCACCCATAATTTCGGAAAGGGATTTTATTTTTATGTCCTCTGAATTCAATTGATCTGTATCGTTCTTACTAATTAAGTTTAGCTTTAGCGAATCGATTTCAATTATAGCATGGATATGATTCGGCATGACTATATAAGAGTGGAGTTCAATATAAGGATATTGAATTTCCAACCATTGCAATTGATTATTTGCAATAATTCCATATTCATTCAAAATCATTTCTGATTCATTTTCATCGGGATTATTTTCATCGGGATTATTTTCATCGGGGTTATGTACGGACAGGTCGCGACCTGTCCCTACCGGAACCACATCACCAAAACAACATTCCATATTTTTAACACATGATGTCACGAAATACAAATTATTCCGCGAATAATCATATCCAACCATTCGATTTCGCTTTCTATTTTTCATAAACAATTGATTTTTTATCGATTACAAACCGTACGGACAGGTCGCGACCTGTCTCTTTAATCAAAATTAAATAATTTAAACATCCCTAAAAATCAATACTTTCAAACATTAGAAACAAAAAAATGCGCCAATATTGGGTTATCAAGCCAAAAAAGGAGCATTTTACTTTACGACATTCTCAATTAATCAACTGATATACAGCAAACAACAAGCCTACTAATATCGTGTTTTCTAATCTTTAATCAAACCACAACCGTTTATCCCTTCAATAGCCCATCCAATCGAGTTTGTTCCTAAATCTAATCCTAATATTTTTGCCATAATAAATCCTTTTGTTTCAATTATATAAATATAGTAAGAAAAACTCTACAATAATAACCTTTGTTTATAATTTAGTTTTCCCTATATTTGTTTCTGATTAAAATTTCTAATCTTTAATCTTATCATAATAAGGCTATATGCCGTAGATGAAAATCTTTAGTCCTGCTTCGGTGGGACTTTTTTATTCCATACCAGATCGGTTTCAAAAAAAAACTTTTTATCTTATCTAGCAAAGTTGCCAATTCTGGATTCAATAGAGTATTTCCCATCATTTTTAGCTTTTGGTTCGTGAAACATATTTGAAAATTGGTTACTTTTGTTAAAGTAGACACAAGTTCCTCACAGTTCCTGTCATACAAAACCAATAGTACTGGTATTGCACCAAGATACATTGGCTTTTTACCAACAAAAATGTACAACCAGAACAAGTATCTTTATACTATGAACACAGCAAGCAAACCAAAACACATAGGACGTAACATCAGCCGCATCAGGGAACTTCGCGGAATGAAACAAGAAGCCTTGGCTATGGCCATTGGTGTAAGTCAACAAACTGTTTCTAATATTGAAGGGAGTGAGACTATTGAGGATGTTTTATTAGAAAAAGTATCAGAGGTTTTAAATGTATCACCTGAAGGAATCAAACAATTTAATGAGGAAACAGTGTTTAATATTATAAATAATACGTTCACGGATAGTAGTTCAAATAACAATAATTATCTGTGTTCAATAAATCCTCTAGATAAAATTTTGGAGCTATATGAACGCCTTTTAAAAGCTGAAAAAGAAAAAATAGAATACTTAGAAAAATTACTTAAAGATAAATAACCCCATATTTTTAATTTGAATACAGCCTTTCCTCGGAAAGACTTTTTATTGCACCCCTCTTCCTATAACCATATCGTAAACGAAAGTAGTCTTGAATATCGGATTCTTTATTTATAATATTATTCGTTCCATTAATCTCCAAAAACCACTTACACCTGCAAATCAACCACACTCAAGGCACACCCCTCCAAAGCATAGTGCTTCCCATTGATATCTTGATAAAAAGACGCAAACACCAAACCCAATAAAGAACCATTTCCTCCAACAGCAGGAGCAACCAACTCACACGAAGCTTCACGATCCTCTTTCGCAAAATAACAAACCTCGCTCGTTTGCAATTGATAGTCTAGAAGATCAAAATCAAAACGAAGCAACAAAAATTGCAATCCGATATGAGTAGCTCCCACAGGAAAAGAAAGCGATCCCATTTTAAAAACTGGAACCACAAACTTCCCTTCTGCCAACGAAACAGTGTAAGCAACGGGAAATACTTTTTTAAAAGACAACTCCTTGTTAAAATCAAACCCATTCAACAAAGACCGTCCCTCATCGCTGGACAAACCTAATGTCAAAGTTTTACCCCCTCTAAGGGATAAAGTGTCAAAATTTACAATTTGTGTCAACAACGAAACCACATAATTGTGCATATATGGCTCGCGTATTCTTCGAACAAAAGGAAACAATGCTATACGCAATGCCTTTCCCGCCCTGCTGCAATACCCAAATTGAGAGGCATTCTCTCGTGTCCGTACATAATTAGCTTGCGTTTTTATGGCATCCCCTTTAAACCCGCCAGTCTTCCGAACAACAATTTTCCCCCTCAGCTTATAAAACGACAAGCCTTCAAAACTCCCCGTAAAACGAACAATCCCCTCTAATTTCCCCATAGGTAAATAATATTTAGCTATACAATCACTAATATAATTCCAACTTATGCAAAATCTTTTAAAATGATTTAAAGCATAGATATAGTACTCTTATAGCACTATAATAGTACTAATATACTACAATTAACACGACTAAAACACTAAAAATAAACAACTTAGATAAAACTCCTAAACAATCTCCCTGTGCATTATTGAGCAGATGCAGCTATCGCATAAGCTTCTTCTGCCTTATCCAATTATAAACAACCATCTTAAATAACCAAAGGGTTTATGAAGCATGAAATAATGGTGAACCATGTCTAAAAGTAAATTTTGTGCAAAAGCACATTTTTAAATTGTCTATTATCAATTTTAACGAACTCTCCTATCTTTTTTATACTTTTACTTTTTATAAAAAACAACCCTTTTATGTCAACTATTCTCCCGTTTTTATTGGTATTTATCATTGCACTTGCCCTTGGTGCCTTTATTGGAAAACTCTTATTCTCAGCTCGTTTTCAATCGGAAAAGATTAGTCTCGAAGAGAAACTGATTGCTTTAAATTCCCAATTCAATCAATTAAAAGAACAATTTTCGAATGATAAAATGACTTTCGAAAAACAATTGGAAACCATAAATTCTGAGAAAGAAATCATCCGAAACGAAAAAGACAGTCTGGCGATTCAACTTTCCAAAAAAGAAGTCGATTTCGAAAATCTTTGGGAACGCAACAAAGAGCAAAAAGACGAGGTTGAGAAACTACA is a window of Flavobacterium acetivorans DNA encoding:
- the cobU gene encoding bifunctional adenosylcobinamide kinase/adenosylcobinamide-phosphate guanylyltransferase, with the protein product MIYLITGGERSGKSSYAENLAKELSAKPMYVATARKWDGDFQERIDRHQKDRDERWTNIEKEKHLSEIDFSGKVAIVDCVTLWLTNFFIDTKNDVALCLEQAKAEFDKVANQENATIIIVTNEIGMGVHAQTHIGRKFTELQGWMNQYIAQRAEKVVLMVSGIPVTIKGQ
- a CDS encoding DUF5522 domain-containing protein, whose amino-acid sequence is MNRIKVKQCSSCGIDFGCGDTTEGSKCWCNDFPPLFVPTTAIDCLCPVCFKKSCSQKIDEYVNTLTPETALHNKATLLPKSTHLIEGIDYYLENGNYVFKAFFHLKRGNCCKNDCRHCPFDFKK
- a CDS encoding ABC transporter substrate-binding protein, with the translated sequence MKIPSYKILLFLVLVTFIGCKKTEKSESKSISNTKNEIEYASSLALYKYDGYTMVKVISPWPNAEKDFTYILKEKNSIVPDSLQKYSSIQVPLQSIVVTSTTIIPYLEMLGVENRLTGFPHTDYISSEKTRKRIDNGTVKNVGQNEKLNMEQLIEMTPELIVTFGIDNNNPMIDNLEKSGLKVLIQADWMEQSPLGKAEWIKLYGALFAKEKEAKTLFDGIVKNYKEALDLVATKKPAATVLYGSMYQDQWYVAKANSWVAQFLKDAKAHYLWSDTEGTGSLGLSFEKVLEKAKTANYWIATGPYKTVAELAKTNPHYNQFDAFKTKQVYTFEGKIGATGGTIYYELAPSRPDLVLKDYIKIFHPELLPNYTFTFAQKLN
- a CDS encoding iron ABC transporter permease, with product MANKQRNILLFSLLGLGLVVLFFVNISFGSITIPFKEVYNSLTGGQASKSTWEYIIINYRLPKAITAVLVGMGLSISGLLMQTLFRNPLAGPYVLGLSSGASLGVAFVILGAAFMPTFISTILLSSYGIVLASTMGSSIVLLAVLLVSHRLRDTMAILIVGLMFGSFTSAIVGTLTYFSTAEQLQKFTFWSMGTLGNLSWTSISILTSCVLIGLLLSLFSIKPLNALLLGENYARSLGINFKKTRLIIILATSILAGSITAYAGPIAFIGLAVPHIAKLLFQTSNHSILFWSTLLLGAAIMLVCDVVSQMPGLDITLPINAITSLLGAPIVIWLLVRKRKMMG
- a CDS encoding GxxExxY protein, coding for MITQKYLDELTYEVIGSAIEVHKIMGRGLLENIYHHCLIEELNAKKINFTTEMKIPVLYKEKELKIDFKCDLFIENCLIVELKAVSEINPVHKAQLLTYMKLLKSPKGILINFNCFNIFKEGQLTLINEYFSKLPKF
- a CDS encoding ABC transporter ATP-binding protein; the encoded protein is MNKNILTTSSLSIGYKTKNAVTPIAQNLNLNLQQGKLIALIGANGIGKSTLLRTLTGIQKPLEGTVFLNDKKIASYTPLELAQNLSIVLTEKLPPSNLTVFELVALGRQPYTNWIGTLSDHDSSKIKEALELTQISHLATKKHYEISDGQLQKVLVARALAQDTPLIILDEPTTHLDLLHKVALFKLLKKLTKETNKCILFSTHDIDMAIQLSDDMILMTAETVIQDEPCNLISKGSFNTIFKDEHISFDSEKGKFMII
- a CDS encoding class I SAM-dependent methyltransferase — translated: MIDKALLRSTIFRHLDGLVTAPMGYALHKKGVLAFILDRKETTLNELSKQFKANEGYLNVALRALCSQGFLSYQINNVTEEIKFGLTEKSEMAFSLFPLYQDVVDLLQFSMQFHPRLFEEAPFEKLSVIFEKYKKNYGIVFSEDPLVNEIQHQVLKHIEGSLVGPTLVRLGMSGMFHKYFMEISFRPEEFHKSPDNFKKILDFLVHLNWFREKKGNYQFTETGLFFAKRASAYGVTVSYLPTFSKMDELLFGDPNVLKNVGEGEDEIHVDREMNVWGSGGAHDTYFKVIDEIIIKLFNLPIEEQPKGILDMGCGNGAFLQHIFDVIDRQTLRGKMLDDYPLFLVGVDYNQAALKVTRANLIKADIWAKVIWGDIGRPDLLSDDLKENYNIDLKELLNVRTFLDHNRIWEQPKQINKDRISQSTGAFAHRGKRISNKLVEDNLLEHFNKWSPYVHKFGLLMIELHTIAPSLTAVNLGKTAATAYDATHGFSDQYIVEIEVMHKIAAEAGLFSDAAVFRKFPDSPIATVSVNLLKGL
- a CDS encoding tRNA (cytidine(34)-2'-O)-methyltransferase; this encodes MLNIVLVEPEIPNNTGNIGRLCVGTESRLHLIHPFGFVINDKNLKRSGLDYWVHLDVTEYQNVAEWTAQIPDKSRVFLMSSHAEKSYLDTEFQDGDWLVFGKESKGLGEEVLAQFENHLKIPMSNLIRSFNIANSVAFVIGEAKRQIMLQ
- a CDS encoding pseudouridine synthase; this encodes MPQRHFILHKPYGYLSQFIYELKRKKKLLGELYDFPKGTMAIGRLDEDSEGLLLLTTDGKMSEIIRSKKVDKEYYVQVDGIITQEAIDQMKAGVEIGFNGTKYLTKSCEAALIAEIPNFGARGKKIRDERHGPTSWASITVNEGKFRQVRKMTAAVGFPTLRLVRVRIGNVHLNDLQAGEVIEVEDFNVKNKEI
- a CDS encoding transposase: MECCFGDVVPVGTGRDLSVHNPDENNPDENNPDENESEMILNEYGIIANNQLQWLEIQYPYIELHSYIVMPNHIHAIIEIDSLKLNLISKNDTDQLNSEDIKIKSLSEIMGAYKTTSSKLIHQADYGTFAWHRSFHDHIIRDEKAYQNIVNYIANNPNRWNKDKFYKKTV
- a CDS encoding helix-turn-helix domain-containing protein, producing the protein MNTASKPKHIGRNISRIRELRGMKQEALAMAIGVSQQTVSNIEGSETIEDVLLEKVSEVLNVSPEGIKQFNEETVFNIINNTFTDSSSNNNNYLCSINPLDKILELYERLLKAEKEKIEYLEKLLKDK